From Brassica rapa cultivar Chiifu-401-42 chromosome A06, CAAS_Brap_v3.01, whole genome shotgun sequence:
GATGTTGGATTTAACTTgcgttcaatgtaaatttataaaccattgattttataaaatgtccatttatatattttatgttttgtaaaatatatttagagtagaatatattatattataatattgatgtttgataataattttttatctgtacgtaatattatatttgtaattttataacttgatgcaatttgatgtaattgtaatattcaaatattaacctattgattttttttgtttatttatttaaaaatgatttaattttttacagtaggtttttatgaattattattaattttatgatatttggttttcttgaaaattgtattgtagcagattaatatatattatatattacagtttgtgttttaattttcggcaaaaagaaacaacaattcattgtaattaatttaattttttgattttaagtGAATCGAcagatttgtaaataagaaagaaatgcaatggctaaatgtgtaaataaaaaaatatatttaatttgctATCCGTGTTTTCAAATAATTCTCATTTAATCTGCTATCCAAGTTTTCAAACGATAGAATCTGTAAATGAGAAATAAATACATtgactaaatatgtaaataaaaaaatatatttaatctgTTATCGttgtttccaaacaactttcatttaatctactatctaagtttccaaacagtactaaaaagtacttcagttttaataatatagatattttctCATTTGGTTAAGACATTATGTATTCTCTTGTctcaattaaaatattaacatttctttccatttttttttctaaaacagaACTTAGATATTTATACattgcaaaaaaatatatattctcatGACCCATGTAGCTCAGTCGCTGCTCATTCTCTGTGTAGTGTGAATtgtattttaagatagattttgTCTTGTAAAATTACTAAgcaaaatacttttttttattcatgttGGAAAAAGCTTTTTACCCCTACTTGGTTAAatgtcaaaatataaaattttataagaaaaactaGTTAGCAtttcgtgtgtgtgtgtgtgaatgtataatatatatctttataataaGCCAATGACATATTATATGCATGTGGAAGAATTATAACATTTGGTGAAATATCAGAAAATAATCAAAGATATATGGATGATGTTTCCTGTTTTATCAATGTGATGTGATGTTATATTATGCAGGTCTCGATATTTTTTAGCAGAtgacaataataataaaaacaaggTCGTCGTCTCTGGATAATATACTTCTCGTCGGCCATGCATTATaagaataattgtttttttttcaaaactttgTTAGTTGTGTGAATTTCGTGTTGTTGAATATGAAACATACGACTTTGATTCAAACCTAATAGGATATTtctaattttctatatataactaatatcACTAACAGCAACAGTGCCGTCTCTATCATTGAGCTTCGAGGTTCCTAACAGGTACTATTCTGTAAAAGAACAACTGATCACAGCGACACAGGTAAGTAATACAGTGTGTGTGAATAAAAAAAACGTACGTGGGGAAATTGAGTAAATTCTCCATGTAAAGTTCACGAAAAAGTACTGTTTtcttacaacattttttttttcttacaacatttcttattaaagaaaaaacttATCTTATCACTCAGAATTAGAATCTGACCAGTGGTTTATCCATGTTCAGCTGAATTGTGCGGTCCAACCACGATGGTGAATATACGTTTCCATTTTCACTCATGCGTCAAAACAGTAAATGATACtgttcataaatatttatttaatttttcatgATAACCAAAAATGAAGTTTCTGaaggaagaaaaaagaaagcaaTAAAGGGAATTAAACTGATAATATAGTTTTGAGGTTTATTAGAACGCAAGATCAAAGCCTGAAAATTGTTCATTGCTTTTTTCGCTGGCACCATCTACATGCATGGCTGTAGGAATATCAGAATCTCCGGATCCAACCCGGTTTTCCTTGGGTCGGGTTTCTAGCTCTTCGACTGACGTGTCGGCTGTGACGGTGGTGGTGGTCCCTGTGGAGGGTTGGCTGTACAAAGCTGTAAGTTGGTGAAAATAAGGACAAGTCCTTGAGTCAAGTGGCCTCTTCTTGTTAACATCTTTTGTCTTTCTAAAATACTTGTTGATGTTTTCCCATTTCTCTTTGCATCTCTTGGCACTTCTTTTGTACCCAACCTCCAACATTTTCTTGGATATTCTTTCCCACAAAGGAACAGCTTTTGTGGATGATGATGGTGACGATAACCGGATGTCATCTTTACGATGATCATCATCATTCATGCTACTGATACTGCGTCTGATGTTGATAAGAGCCAATACCTCATCCCTAGGCCATCTCTTGCCAATATCACCCTGTTCATCACCTTTTGGAGCTTTTggatttttggttttaatttttagggttttgggtGAAGTGGGTTCAAGTGAAGGGTTTTGTGGAGTTAGGGTTTGAAGGGATGATGAAGTTTGACACTTTCTGCTGCCTTGGGGTTTTGATAGAACTAAGGAAAATGAGTCTTGAGAAGGGTTTGGACTTTGAACCTTATTATTCCCATCATCATGGTTATAATGGTCTGTAAACTTGGATATGAACTTGATGATGCTGGTGTTTCTATCACTAGCCATAGCTTGTTCTTGTGCTCTAATCTCCAATTCTTTGTTAAGCCTCTCCATCTCTTGCTTCTTCCAAACTTCCTCTCTagctattttttcttcttcctttttcacCATATCTTCAAGAAGCTTCTTATGCATCTCCTCTTGTTGGGCTATCACGTTACTTACAAGACCCTCACAAAACCCTTTCAACACACCAAACCTctccttctttttcttcctcttcctcttcttattGTCCCTCATGATCATCATCAAGCTtgctgatgatgatgacttCGCATCATCTTCCACGTTCCCCACTTTTCCAACAGTATCAATAGAGTTCATTTTATCCCTCATTGATGATTCATCTACTTGACCCTGATCCTGATGATCTGTTTTGTCCTCCAACAAGTCTTGTCCCGTTTCCTCGACGTTTCCTTTTCCCTCTAACGAACTGTTCGTCTTGTTTTGGTTATCCCCAACTTCTGATGAGACGACATGCTCACCACCAGCATGACCATGATGATAAAACTCATCAACCTCACTAAATAGCCTATAATTTCCCTTGTTGTAATTGCTCATGTGATGAGCATTAGTGTTGTTGTTACTATTGAAatatcttctctcttcttcttcgaatTTCTCTTTGCATTCTTGTGGACTCCTCTTAAACCCAACTTCTGCCAACTTTCTACAGCCATCATAATTTCATAAACGACATAGCACCATTAATTATGCGAATATACATACACGTATACCATAAAATATACAAGTATACTCATCAGAATTATTcctatatacatatacatatatgtctCCATTAGTTTCATCAttcaatttattaaaaatggaaataaaattttacGAAATGCCATTTGTGTATCAACAATGTACGTATTAATGACCAATCTTTTGTtaacatcaaaatcaaatttcCCAAAAGTGTTTATTCGAAAGAAACAAGATATATCAAGTCTATCAAAATATAATTGAGCGCAGATTTTGGAATTTTAGTCAAACTAATGTAAACAGATACACACATAAAAACACTAAAGAGACTGATGCTCTTGTCCATATGCGTAGATAGAAATAGATAAACATTTGTTGATGCATCTATTAGAAGTATATtcatatgtgtgtgtgtgtgtgtaattTTGTATTACCTTGAGGTATGCTCCCATGTGAATTCAGGGAACCAATTCTCCACCGTAGATCTGAACCTAAGAAGGGCAAGGACTTCATCACTACACCATggatgatggtgatggtgacGATGATTATCGCCATCGTGATCTGTATGACCCATCCACTCAGAAGTAGCACTACTATCTTTGATGTCATGgtgatgatggtgatggtgatggtgatggtgagTGATCTTAGGGCCATCAAGGTTCAACATATGGGCTTGGTGATTAGTGTTAAAAGAAGCGAATGAGACAGGAAAAGGCAGTGATCTTTCTGCTGCAGGTTGATGCGGAGGAAGCGGAGGAGGTGGCTGTGGCGATGCTATGAACCGGTGGATCTGCTCCGGTACTCCACCGTCAAACATTTTtattctgcttcttcttcttttgtttcacCTAGCTATATTCACATCGAAAtgtctcttttctctctccATTTTGGTCTCTCTTTTTATATTgtcattttattaatttcgagggatataaaatgaattttagaaaaaaatatctgaGGTAATTAGTATTAGGCCACTAATGAATAATTATTGTTTCCTAATATCCTAACCAtggattgttttgttttatttctttctggttttagtctatatattatttatcaaGCTCAATATAGAAGAAAGTTCCTAGAACAAATTATAACATTTGACATAAAAGTTATAGTAAATTACAAAGAAGATAAtgctttcttgtttttgttCTATCAACTTTATACAGAATATTGGATCCATCCTCGAATTATTCGGAATATAGTTGAGAAATAAAACAATTGACTTCAAGGATATTTTTGAATTGCGGTCCAGTTCTTGTTCTGACGAAAAAGTTTAGATTCTACTATAGATGAAAAATTAATgtctacaaatttttttttttttttttttgataactctggTATCTGGGCAGTCACAATCCCAACTATCCCCCGAAAGGGGTCCAGCGCCCCAACGGAAGAGATATTAAATCCGTTGTGGCCAAGACTCGAACCCGGGTGGCGGGCAGTACAGCTGtacctcctttaccaccaagCTACGAGCGCTTGGTTAATGTCTACAAATTTGTTCTCTCgttatatcaaaaatatatatagtagcTCTAACAATATATGTTTGTTCTTACCGTTCCATATTATTATATCTAGCAATAATGAAATTACAAgactataatataaaatatttaattcaatttACAAAATGGCAAAGACAaggaaaatattaatataaaacatacaTCACCTCTCTCTCATTTATCACTGACATTTTGTCCAACTACAATAAAACGAAGGGACGAATCATTTAGCCCATGCTATAGCCACTTCT
This genomic window contains:
- the LOC103874574 gene encoding trihelix transcription factor GTL2, which gives rise to MFDGGVPEQIHRFIASPQPPPPLPPHQPAAERSLPFPVSFASFNTNHQAHMLNLDGPKITHHHHHHHHHHHDIKDSSATSEWMGHTDHDGDNHRHHHHHPWCSDEVLALLRFRSTVENWFPEFTWEHTSRKLAEVGFKRSPQECKEKFEEEERRYFNSNNNTNAHHMSNYNKGNYRLFSEVDEFYHHGHAGGEHVVSSEVGDNQNKTNSSLEGKGNVEETGQDLLEDKTDHQDQGQVDESSMRDKMNSIDTVGKVGNVEDDAKSSSSASLMMIMRDNKKRKRKKKKERFGVLKGFCEGLVSNVIAQQEEMHKKLLEDMVKKEEEKIAREEVWKKQEMERLNKELEIRAQEQAMASDRNTSIIKFISKFTDHYNHDDGNNKVQSPNPSQDSFSLVLSKPQGSRKCQTSSSLQTLTPQNPSLEPTSPKTLKIKTKNPKAPKGDEQGDIGKRWPRDEVLALINIRRSISSMNDDDHRKDDIRLSSPSSSTKAVPLWERISKKMLEVGYKRSAKRCKEKWENINKYFRKTKDVNKKRPLDSRTCPYFHQLTALYSQPSTGTTTTVTADTSVEELETRPKENRVGSGDSDIPTAMHVDGASEKSNEQFSGFDLAF